In the genome of Heterodontus francisci isolate sHetFra1 chromosome 15, sHetFra1.hap1, whole genome shotgun sequence, one region contains:
- the dkc1 gene encoding H/ACA ribonucleoprotein complex subunit DKC1 isoform X3 yields the protein MADGDASAKKQKKQRKKSGEGIGGIQQMTDFLIEPQTKPVKLDTSHWPLLLKNFDKLNVRTAHYTPVPNGCSPLKREIADYIRSGFINLDKPANPSSHEVVAWIRRILRVEKTGHSGTLDPKVTGCLIVCIERATRLVKSQQSAGKEYVGIVRLHNAIESELQLSRGLEMLTGALFQRPPLIAAVKRQLRVRTIYDSKLIEYDPERRLGIFWVSCEAGTYIRTLCVHIGLLLGVGGQMQELRRVRSGVNGEKDNMVTMHDVLDAQWQYDHNKDESYLRRVIYPLEKLLATHKRLVMKDSAVNAICYGAKIMLPGLLRYEDGIEVNQEIVVITTKGEAICIAIALMTTAVISTCDHGVVAKIKRVIMERDTYPRKWGLGPKASQKKMMIKQGLLDKHGKPNGSTPESWKKDYVDYAPGSVAAPVSAAQIQPVKVKIDGDDPESTPVTSQPELSKKEKKKKKKENEMETSGTGNTESSKKKKKKKEKAEAGE from the exons ATGGCGGATGGAGATG CATCTGCTAAGAAGCAGAAAAAACAAAGGAAGAAAAGTGGGGAAGGTATTGGG GGTATCCAGCAGATGACAGACTTTCTAATTGAACCACAGACAAAACCAGTAAAATTAGACACATCTCATTGGCCCTTGTTGCTGAAG AATTTTGACAAACTTAATGTACGGACAGCACATTACACACCTGTTCCGAATGGCTGTTCACCTCTCAAGAGGGAAATTGCTGACTATATAAG GTCAGGATTCATTAACCTTGATAAGCCAGCAAACCCGTCCTCGCATGAAGTGGTGGCATGGATACGCAGGATTCTGCGGGTCGAAAAGACTGGTCACAGTGGAACCCTGGATCCTAAAGTAACAGGGTGTCTAATCGTTTGTATAGAACGAGCAACACGATTAGTCAAATCCCAGCAGAGTGCTG GCAAAGAGTACGTGGGAATTGTTCGGCTGCACAATGCTATTGAAAGTGAACTTCAGCTTAGCCGG GGCTTGGAGATGCTGACTGGAGCCTTATTCCAACGCCCTCCTCTGATAGCTGCCGTCAAGAGACAGTTGAGAGTCCGGACCATCTACGATAGTAAACTAATTGAGTATGATCCAGAGAGACGGTTAG GAATCTTTTGGGTGAGCTGTGAAGCAGGGACATATATCCGAACACTGTGTGTGCATATTGGTCTGTTGCTTGGAGTTGGAGGTCAGATGCAGGAGCTAAGAAGAGTACGATCTGGTGTGAATGGCGAAAAG GATAACATGGTAACAATGCATGATGTGTTGGATGCCCAGTGGCAGTATGACCACAACAAGGACGAGAGCTATCTGCGTCGTGTCATCTACCCCCTTGAAAAACTGCTGGCAACCCACAAACGGCTTGTTATGAAGGACAGTGCA GTAAATGCTATCTGCTATGGTGCCAAGATCATGCTCCCAGGTCTGCTCCGTTATGAAGATGGAATTGAGGTGAACCAGGAGATCGTTGTCATCACAACAAAGGGAGAAGCAATTTGCATCG CTATTGCTTTAATGACGACGGCAGTGATATCGACGTGTGACCATGGTGTTGTAGCAAAGATTAAGCGGGTCATCATGGAGCGGGATACATACCCACGTAAGTGGGGTCTGGGACCAAAG gcAAGTCAGAAGAAAATGATGATTAAGCAGGGTTTGTTAGATAAACATGGCAAACCAAATGGAAGTACTCCTGAATCGTGGAAGAAGGACTATGTAGATTATGC CCCGGGAAGTGTAGCAGCACCTGTCAGTGCAGCCCAAATTCAGCCAGTGAAG GTGAAAATTGATGGTGATGATCCAGAATCTACCCCAGTGACGTCCCAGccagaactcagcaagaaagagaaaaagaaaaagaaaaaagagaatGAAATGGAAACATCTGGGACTGGG AACACTGAGAGCtcgaaaaagaagaaaaagaaaaaggaaaaagctGAAGCTGGCGAGTAA
- the dkc1 gene encoding H/ACA ribonucleoprotein complex subunit DKC1 isoform X1: MADGDASAKKQKKQRKKSGEGIGGIQQMTDFLIEPQTKPVKLDTSHWPLLLKNFDKLNVRTAHYTPVPNGCSPLKREIADYIRSGFINLDKPANPSSHEVVAWIRRILRVEKTGHSGTLDPKVTGCLIVCIERATRLVKSQQSAGKEYVGIVRLHNAIESELQLSRGLEMLTGALFQRPPLIAAVKRQLRVRTIYDSKLIEYDPERRLGIFWVSCEAGTYIRTLCVHIGLLLGVGGQMQELRRVRSGVNGEKDNMVTMHDVLDAQWQYDHNKDESYLRRVIYPLEKLLATHKRLVMKDSAVNAICYGAKIMLPGLLRYEDGIEVNQEIVVITTKGEAICIAIALMTTAVISTCDHGVVAKIKRVIMERDTYPRKWGLGPKASQKKMMIKQGLLDKHGKPNGSTPESWKKDYVDYAPGSVAAPVSAAQIQPVKRKRESESESDEPVAPSTPVTPKSALELSKKDKKKKKKEKKQKLSQDIEVKIDGDDPESTPVTSQPELSKKEKKKKKKENEMETSGTGNTESSKKKKKKKEKAEAGE; this comes from the exons ATGGCGGATGGAGATG CATCTGCTAAGAAGCAGAAAAAACAAAGGAAGAAAAGTGGGGAAGGTATTGGG GGTATCCAGCAGATGACAGACTTTCTAATTGAACCACAGACAAAACCAGTAAAATTAGACACATCTCATTGGCCCTTGTTGCTGAAG AATTTTGACAAACTTAATGTACGGACAGCACATTACACACCTGTTCCGAATGGCTGTTCACCTCTCAAGAGGGAAATTGCTGACTATATAAG GTCAGGATTCATTAACCTTGATAAGCCAGCAAACCCGTCCTCGCATGAAGTGGTGGCATGGATACGCAGGATTCTGCGGGTCGAAAAGACTGGTCACAGTGGAACCCTGGATCCTAAAGTAACAGGGTGTCTAATCGTTTGTATAGAACGAGCAACACGATTAGTCAAATCCCAGCAGAGTGCTG GCAAAGAGTACGTGGGAATTGTTCGGCTGCACAATGCTATTGAAAGTGAACTTCAGCTTAGCCGG GGCTTGGAGATGCTGACTGGAGCCTTATTCCAACGCCCTCCTCTGATAGCTGCCGTCAAGAGACAGTTGAGAGTCCGGACCATCTACGATAGTAAACTAATTGAGTATGATCCAGAGAGACGGTTAG GAATCTTTTGGGTGAGCTGTGAAGCAGGGACATATATCCGAACACTGTGTGTGCATATTGGTCTGTTGCTTGGAGTTGGAGGTCAGATGCAGGAGCTAAGAAGAGTACGATCTGGTGTGAATGGCGAAAAG GATAACATGGTAACAATGCATGATGTGTTGGATGCCCAGTGGCAGTATGACCACAACAAGGACGAGAGCTATCTGCGTCGTGTCATCTACCCCCTTGAAAAACTGCTGGCAACCCACAAACGGCTTGTTATGAAGGACAGTGCA GTAAATGCTATCTGCTATGGTGCCAAGATCATGCTCCCAGGTCTGCTCCGTTATGAAGATGGAATTGAGGTGAACCAGGAGATCGTTGTCATCACAACAAAGGGAGAAGCAATTTGCATCG CTATTGCTTTAATGACGACGGCAGTGATATCGACGTGTGACCATGGTGTTGTAGCAAAGATTAAGCGGGTCATCATGGAGCGGGATACATACCCACGTAAGTGGGGTCTGGGACCAAAG gcAAGTCAGAAGAAAATGATGATTAAGCAGGGTTTGTTAGATAAACATGGCAAACCAAATGGAAGTACTCCTGAATCGTGGAAGAAGGACTATGTAGATTATGC CCCGGGAAGTGTAGCAGCACCTGTCAGTGCAGCCCAAATTCAGCCAGTGAAG agaaaaagagaaagtgaaagtgagAGTGATGAGCCAGTAGCCCCATCCACCCCAGTAACGCCAAAATCTGCACTAGAGCTGAGCAAGAAGgacaaaaagaaaaagaagaaagaaaagaagcaaAAGTTGTCGCAGGATATAGAG GTGAAAATTGATGGTGATGATCCAGAATCTACCCCAGTGACGTCCCAGccagaactcagcaagaaagagaaaaagaaaaagaaaaaagagaatGAAATGGAAACATCTGGGACTGGG AACACTGAGAGCtcgaaaaagaagaaaaagaaaaaggaaaaagctGAAGCTGGCGAGTAA
- the dkc1 gene encoding H/ACA ribonucleoprotein complex subunit DKC1 isoform X2 yields MTDFLIEPQTKPVKLDTSHWPLLLKNFDKLNVRTAHYTPVPNGCSPLKREIADYIRSGFINLDKPANPSSHEVVAWIRRILRVEKTGHSGTLDPKVTGCLIVCIERATRLVKSQQSAGKEYVGIVRLHNAIESELQLSRGLEMLTGALFQRPPLIAAVKRQLRVRTIYDSKLIEYDPERRLGIFWVSCEAGTYIRTLCVHIGLLLGVGGQMQELRRVRSGVNGEKDNMVTMHDVLDAQWQYDHNKDESYLRRVIYPLEKLLATHKRLVMKDSAVNAICYGAKIMLPGLLRYEDGIEVNQEIVVITTKGEAICIAIALMTTAVISTCDHGVVAKIKRVIMERDTYPRKWGLGPKASQKKMMIKQGLLDKHGKPNGSTPESWKKDYVDYAPGSVAAPVSAAQIQPVKRKRESESESDEPVAPSTPVTPKSALELSKKDKKKKKKEKKQKLSQDIEVKIDGDDPESTPVTSQPELSKKEKKKKKKENEMETSGTGNTESSKKKKKKKEKAEAGE; encoded by the exons ATGACAGACTTTCTAATTGAACCACAGACAAAACCAGTAAAATTAGACACATCTCATTGGCCCTTGTTGCTGAAG AATTTTGACAAACTTAATGTACGGACAGCACATTACACACCTGTTCCGAATGGCTGTTCACCTCTCAAGAGGGAAATTGCTGACTATATAAG GTCAGGATTCATTAACCTTGATAAGCCAGCAAACCCGTCCTCGCATGAAGTGGTGGCATGGATACGCAGGATTCTGCGGGTCGAAAAGACTGGTCACAGTGGAACCCTGGATCCTAAAGTAACAGGGTGTCTAATCGTTTGTATAGAACGAGCAACACGATTAGTCAAATCCCAGCAGAGTGCTG GCAAAGAGTACGTGGGAATTGTTCGGCTGCACAATGCTATTGAAAGTGAACTTCAGCTTAGCCGG GGCTTGGAGATGCTGACTGGAGCCTTATTCCAACGCCCTCCTCTGATAGCTGCCGTCAAGAGACAGTTGAGAGTCCGGACCATCTACGATAGTAAACTAATTGAGTATGATCCAGAGAGACGGTTAG GAATCTTTTGGGTGAGCTGTGAAGCAGGGACATATATCCGAACACTGTGTGTGCATATTGGTCTGTTGCTTGGAGTTGGAGGTCAGATGCAGGAGCTAAGAAGAGTACGATCTGGTGTGAATGGCGAAAAG GATAACATGGTAACAATGCATGATGTGTTGGATGCCCAGTGGCAGTATGACCACAACAAGGACGAGAGCTATCTGCGTCGTGTCATCTACCCCCTTGAAAAACTGCTGGCAACCCACAAACGGCTTGTTATGAAGGACAGTGCA GTAAATGCTATCTGCTATGGTGCCAAGATCATGCTCCCAGGTCTGCTCCGTTATGAAGATGGAATTGAGGTGAACCAGGAGATCGTTGTCATCACAACAAAGGGAGAAGCAATTTGCATCG CTATTGCTTTAATGACGACGGCAGTGATATCGACGTGTGACCATGGTGTTGTAGCAAAGATTAAGCGGGTCATCATGGAGCGGGATACATACCCACGTAAGTGGGGTCTGGGACCAAAG gcAAGTCAGAAGAAAATGATGATTAAGCAGGGTTTGTTAGATAAACATGGCAAACCAAATGGAAGTACTCCTGAATCGTGGAAGAAGGACTATGTAGATTATGC CCCGGGAAGTGTAGCAGCACCTGTCAGTGCAGCCCAAATTCAGCCAGTGAAG agaaaaagagaaagtgaaagtgagAGTGATGAGCCAGTAGCCCCATCCACCCCAGTAACGCCAAAATCTGCACTAGAGCTGAGCAAGAAGgacaaaaagaaaaagaagaaagaaaagaagcaaAAGTTGTCGCAGGATATAGAG GTGAAAATTGATGGTGATGATCCAGAATCTACCCCAGTGACGTCCCAGccagaactcagcaagaaagagaaaaagaaaaagaaaaaagagaatGAAATGGAAACATCTGGGACTGGG AACACTGAGAGCtcgaaaaagaagaaaaagaaaaaggaaaaagctGAAGCTGGCGAGTAA